A single window of Lutzomyia longipalpis isolate SR_M1_2022 chromosome 1, ASM2433408v1 DNA harbors:
- the LOC129786275 gene encoding holocytochrome c-type synthase — MGNSVSAAEIIASEITHRGDGVRDPHHAMDYKGKEPPPECPMHDKNSAKTVLRECPVNHSDEVNPLNMMPPANQKPSPGQPFPLPTDRQVSSIPKVTEDGGKEFWVYPSQQMFWNAMLRKGWRWKKGDIEQKDMADIIRIHNANNEQAWREVLKWEALHYKECQNPRLKSFGGKAKDYSPRARIRSWMGYELPFDRHDWIVDRCGKDVRYIIDYYDGGVVDKDYKFALLDVRPAMDSFDNIWDRMMVFYMRWKYELFQKDSKAEASD; from the exons ATGGGCAATTCTGTGTCTGCAGCAGAGATAATTGCATCGGAAATCACCCACAGAGGTGATGGAGTACGCGATCCTCATCATGCCATGGACTACAAGGGTAAGGAGCCACCTCCGGAGTGCCCAATGCATGATAAAAACTCCGCTAAAACCGTCCTCCGGGAGTGTCCTGTCAATCACTCAGACGAAGTGAATCCTCTGAATATG ATGCCCCCGGCAAATCAGAAACCTTCCCCGGGTCAGCCTTTCCCACTGCCAACGGATAGGCAGGTTTCCAGCATCCCAAAGGTCACGGAGGATGGCGGGAAAGAGTTCTGGGTGTATCCGAGTCAGCAGATGTTCTGGAATGCAATGCTGCGCAAAGGATGGCGCTGGAAGAAGGGAGATATCGAGCAGAAGGATATGGCAGACATTATCCGGATTCACAATGCAAACAATGAGCAAGCTTGGCGGGAAGTTCTCAAATGGGAGGCACTGCACTACAAAGAATGCCAAAACCCACGTCTCAAGAGCTTCGGCGGGAAGGCCAAAGACTACAGCCCACGTGCGAGGATTCGCAGCTGGATGGGCTATGAATTGCCTTTTGATCGACACGATTGGATTGTGGATAGATGCGGCAAGGACGTGCGCTACATCATTGACTACTACGACGGTGGAGTCGTGGACAAAGACTACAAGTTTGCCCTGCTAGACGTTCGACCTGCCATGGATTCCTTCGATAATATCTGGGATCGCATGATGGTCTTCTACATGCGCTGGAAGTACGAACTCTTCCAGAAAGACTCCAAAGCTGAGGCCTCCGATTGA
- the LOC129786257 gene encoding putative aminopeptidase W07G4.4 — MDVQKYLPCTVEALKDLAKEIKNYDSLCLISKADCAEVKGELESCSAYDAAFDKEISCFWSKSLNVRIVYSPVGSFSDHDDVRKYAVAAGKAIARAKKAGSNRPVIVLPSNSDFQHAQLITLLGALEELYLPIQYREEVTKQDKISCLGVFAGKSSILDLAKQIEVSRYVARDVGVGDPERMAPPRVVQYVQEFLKKIPSKITCNVISDPALLIKDYPLFSAVNRAASSVERHRGQMIIMEYIPPQKARKTLMLVGKGVTYDTGGADIKAGGVMAGMSRDKCGAAAVAGFMALVAQRAPADVHIVAAMCMVRNSVGEECYVSDEVITSRAGLRVRVGNTDAEGRMAMADALCRMKELAVANKYPDPHLYTIATLTGHAFLTVGDGYTIVMDNGPAKAAGHGLRLKETGDEIGEPFEISTLRPEDFRFHSGKVKGEDVLQANNLPSSRTPRGHQGPAAFLILATGLDKHGTKSDMPIKYSHLDIAGSAGEYPEMPTGAPVLALAKLHLGL, encoded by the exons ATGGATGTGCAAAA ATATTTACCCTGCACCGTGGAAGCTCTGAAGGATCTGGCCAAGGAGATTAAGAATTATGATTCGCTATGTCTCATCTCCAAGGCAGATTGTGCTGAAGTGAAGGGAGAGCTGGAGAGTTGTTCGGCATATGATGCGGCTTTTGACAAGGAGATTTCGTGCTTTTGGAGCAAATCCTTGAATGTGAGGATTGTCTACTCACCCGTGGGAAGTTTCTCTGATCACGATGATGTTAGGAAGTATGCTGTGGCTGCTGGAAAAGCCATAGCCAGGGCAAAGAAAGCCGGTTCGAATCGTCCTGTGATTGTTCTACCCAGTAACAGTGACTTCCAACATGCTCAGCTTATCACCCTCCTGGGGGCACTCGAGGAGCTTTATTTG CCCATCCAGTATCGCGAGGAAGTTACGAAGCAGGACAAGATTAGCTGCCTCGGGGTATTTGCGGGGAAATCCTCAATCTTGGATCTAGCAAAGCAGATTGAAGTGAGTCGCTACGTGGCTCGTGATGTTGGTGTTGGAGATCCTGAGCGAATGGCACCACCACGTGTTGTTCAGTACGTTCAGGAATTCCTCAAGAAAATCCCCTCGAAGATCACGTGCAACGTCATCAGTGATCCTGCCCTCCTCATCAAGGATTATCCGCTCTTCAGTGCTGTCAATCGTGCTGCTAGCTCCGTTGAGAGGCACAGAG GTCAAATGATCATCATGGAGTACATTCCACCCCAGAAGGCTCGTAAGACGTTGATGTTGGTGGGGAAGGGCGTCACATACGATACTGGTGGTGCCGATATTAAAGCCGGTGGCGTCATGGCGGGAATGTCGCGGGATAAGTGTGGCGCCGCTGCTGTTGCTGGCTTCATGGCACTCGTGGCACAGCGTGCTCCTGCTGATGTCCACATCGTGGCTGCCATGTGTATGGTGAGGAATTCCGTTGGGGAGGAATGTTACGTGTCCGATGAGGTCATCACCTCACGTGCTGGACTCAGGGTTCGCGTTGGTAATACCGATGCCGAGGGGCGAATGGCCATGGCAGATGCCCTGTGCCGTATGAAGGAACTCGCAGTGGCCAATAAGTATCCTGATCCCCATCTCTACACTATTGCCACCCTCACGGGTCATGCATTCCTCACTGTTGGAGATGGGTACACCATTGTGATGGACAATGGGCCGGCAAAGGCAGCAGGACATGGATTGCGTCTCAAAGAGACTGGAGATGAAATTGGGGAGCCATTTGAGATCTCCACGCTGCGTCCGGAAGATTTCCGTTTCCACAGTGGGAAGGTTAAGGGTGAGGATGTCCTCCAGGCCAATAATCTTCCATCCTCACGTACTCCTCGTGGTCAtcag ggccCAGCTGCCTTCTTGATCCTCGCTACGGGATTGGATAAGCACGGCACTAAATCGGATATGCCAATCAAGTATTCGCATTTGGATATTGCAGGAAGTGCTGGAGAGTATCCGGAAATGCCAACTGGTGCTCCTGTTCTGGCTCTGGCAAAACTGCATTTGGGATTGTAA